GAAAGGACTGGCCCTCCACCCGAAATATCTCGAGTTTTATTGGGGACTGGCCGCGGTCTGGCGGGAGCTCGGCGACCGAGAGAAGGCGGGCCGCTACTCCGCCATGGCCCGCTCCCTGAGGCGGGCCGGAGAGTCGGGGCCGCGGGGCTTGCAGGCGCCATGGTAGGGCTCGTCGTTTTCCTCTGGCTTCTGTTCTGCTTGGCGACCTCGGCCTATTGCCTGTTCGTCCATGTCCCCTTCATCTGGACGAACTTCATCCAGCTGCATCCCTTCCCCTGGCTCGACTTTTTTGCGCGCCGCCACGCCTGGATTTACGGGGGGCTTTGGATATTGAGCGCGGCGGTATTCACGGGCCGCCGCGAGAGTTGGGGCGGCCCCTTAGGGGCGGCCGTGGCCGTTCTTGGACTTCTCGGCGCGCTTTTGGCCGCCTTGCCCGGGCTTTCAAGCCTGCGCCCGGGCTCCGGGGCCTTGGCCTTGAGCTGCGCCGCCTGGGCGCCCTTCCTGGTCTTGGCCGCGGCCGCGGCCTGGGAGAGGGGGAGGCCTTTTCGGGCCCTGGAGGATCCCGCTCTTGATCGGCGCCTCCTGCGCGCGGCCCTGCTCGCCGCGTTTCTCTGCGCCTCGGGCTTCGGCGCGGGGGCAGGTCTGGCTTTGTCCATGGAGCTCAAGCCCTTCTGCCTCGCTTGGGCCTGGAGCTTGAGCCTCCACGCCCTTTTGTTCTTGGCGGCAGCCAGCGCGGTCTCTCTGACGAAGGGGTTTGCTCATCTAGCCGCGGCTCCCGGAGCCGCGGCATTCTGCCTGTCTCGGCTTCTCGCGGCCGGGGTCTTGGCGTCGTTTTTTGCGCGCGTCGTGCTGGCCTCGGTTCCGTTTACGGGCTGGCCGGCGTGGGCGGTTTCCATCTCCCTGACTTTGGCGCTGACGGTCGCAGCCGAGGCCTTGACCCCGCCTCCGGGGGCGATTTCTTGGGCTCTCGCGGCCGGGCTCGGGGCCTGGGCGAGCCTTGAGCTCCCTCTCATGGATTGGAACGGGGTTCTGCAGGCTTGCGCGGTTATGGGGGTTTGGTGGGGAGCGGCCGCCTTGGCCTATCAGACAGGGCCAAGGCGGCAAGAGGGGCCGGGGCACTCGTGGGCGCTCTGCCTGGCCTTCTTGGTTTTCATCGCGATATTCCAGGCGGAGCGCTTATCCCGCTACGACCTCGACCGCCTTCTGGCCGAGGATCGGGTGCGCTGGAGCGCTCTCCTGGAGCGCTACGCCGCGCGAGAGCCCTCCTTTCGCTTGGCCCGGCGGATTCTGTCGGCGCGCAAGGAGGGGGAACTCTTCGCTCTCATGCAGCGGCACACCAATATCCCCCGCGACCTTCCCACCCCCGCGGTGGAGATTCGCTTGAGCGAGGCATTGGCTCCCTCCAGCGGGTTCAA
This genomic window from Elusimicrobiota bacterium contains:
- a CDS encoding sulfatase-like hydrolase/transferase, which gives rise to MVGLVVFLWLLFCLATSAYCLFVHVPFIWTNFIQLHPFPWLDFFARRHAWIYGGLWILSAAVFTGRRESWGGPLGAAVAVLGLLGALLAALPGLSSLRPGSGALALSCAAWAPFLVLAAAAAWERGRPFRALEDPALDRRLLRAALLAAFLCASGFGAGAGLALSMELKPFCLAWAWSLSLHALLFLAAASAVSLTKGFAHLAAAPGAAAFCLSRLLAAGVLASFFARVVLASVPFTGWPAWAVSISLTLALTVAAEALTPPPGAISWALAAGLGAWASLELPLMDWNGVLQACAVMGVWWGAAALAYQTGPRRQEGPGHSWALCLAFLVFIAIFQAERLSRYDLDRLLAEDRVRWSALLERYAAREPSFRLARRILSARKEGELFALMQRHTNIPRDLPTPAVEIRLSEALAPSSGFKPHIFIIVVDSLRRDYLRPYNPAVRFTPEISRFAAESSVFTNAFTRYGATGLSEPSIWTGAMIPHKQYPEPFQPLNSLQKLLRLEGYRGFIVRDAILDAIVQKTPEMRDLTDGRRQDRLCPELASLGKRLDELGRPKAPLFFYAQPQDLHVSMINREGRSLAAGAAGGYAGFDAAYASRMRGLDRCFGAFIADLKRRGLYGDSIVVLASDHGDSLGEGGRWGHAYTLFPEIVKIPLLIHLPARFRGLYRDARAAAFLTDVTPTLYALLGHSVAKNRLFGRPLFTPTKGEHDRYLEDYYLLASSYGSVYALLMGNGCYLYIADGINGAYYYYDLAADSQGNRNLFTPDRARELNPRVAEEIRRIAAFYRFPG